A DNA window from Egibacteraceae bacterium contains the following coding sequences:
- a CDS encoding electron transfer flavoprotein subunit beta/FixA family protein, which yields MRIICPVKRVPDTAADKKIDPSDNTLDRDASDPVLNANDEWSIEEAMRLKERQGAEVIALCVGPDTAQTTIRKALSYGLDGAIQVTDARIAGSDAMAIARIIAAALADESYDLIIMGNQSSDARTMLVPAMLAEFLGLPALTYARRLEVADGQATVDRETPTGHQTVTAPLPAVVSVVEAINEPRYPSFKGIMAAKKKPLAVKDLDAVRVDAGQVGLAHSSTQVLDITPRPPKQAGEKVADDGSGTVGANALAEFLAAQKLI from the coding sequence ATGCGGATCATCTGCCCGGTCAAGCGCGTGCCCGACACCGCCGCGGACAAGAAGATCGACCCGAGCGACAACACGCTCGACCGGGACGCCTCCGACCCTGTGCTGAACGCGAACGACGAGTGGTCGATCGAAGAGGCGATGCGGCTCAAGGAGCGCCAGGGCGCGGAGGTCATCGCGCTCTGCGTCGGCCCGGACACCGCACAGACGACCATCCGCAAGGCGCTGTCGTACGGTCTCGACGGCGCCATCCAGGTCACCGACGCGCGCATCGCCGGCTCCGACGCCATGGCCATCGCCCGGATCATCGCCGCAGCGCTCGCCGACGAGTCCTACGACCTCATCATCATGGGCAACCAGTCATCGGACGCGCGGACGATGCTCGTGCCCGCAATGCTCGCGGAGTTCCTCGGGCTGCCTGCTCTCACGTACGCGCGGCGGTTGGAGGTCGCCGACGGGCAGGCGACGGTCGATCGGGAGACGCCGACGGGTCACCAGACCGTCACGGCGCCGCTGCCTGCGGTCGTGTCCGTGGTCGAGGCGATCAACGAGCCCCGCTACCCGTCCTTCAAGGGGATCATGGCCGCGAAGAAGAAGCCGCTGGCGGTGAAGGACCTCGACGCGGTCAGGGTTGACGCGGGGCAGGTCGGCCTTGCCCACTCCTCCACCCAGGTGCTCGATATCACCCCGCGCCCGCCGAAGCAGGCCGGCGAGAAGGTCGCCGACGACGGCTCCGGCACCGTCGGCGCGAA